The genomic DNA CAGCCCCACCTCACCCTGTCCCTGGCACTTCTGAGAAACCCGGCTGGAGGGAGCAGTGCCAGGAAACTGTTTGCTCCCCTAGCCTGCTAATTCTGCTCTCCCaccaagaaaggaggagaagggagctaGCAGACGGCAGCAGAACAGGCCAGGGTGGTCTGGAGCTGGGCTTTGGTTTAGCAGGATGGTAGAAAGTCTGGGGGCTGgtagcacacctttaataccagcgctcactcgggaggcagaggctggcgggtcgctaagtttgaggccagcctggtctacagagagagttccaggacagccatggctacacagagaaatcccgactcaaaaaccaaaaaccaaaaaccaagacagcaacaaaaacaaagaaaagaaaaaagagcgggggggggggggaagtgtgGTGGAAAGCTGGTATTTGACATCAAGCTTGCGGGTGCCTCCTAGGTCTTCCTCCCAGGTGCCTGGCAGGACTGAAGGGATGTACAAGTCCATCCAGAAAGGAAGCCCCTTCAAACAGATCTCAGGGTACCGAAATCCTCCTgctcaccccgccccccacccagcTTTGCTGTTCCCGCTATGAAGTGAGCTCAGCACTAGCAGGTGCCCAGAATTTTCTCCAGGCTGTCACCCTGCAGTCTTCAGGGCAGCCCTGAAGAGAAGCCACAGTGATTCCGCTAGGCTCTGAATGGGACAGGGAGCCCCTGCTCTAAGAGAACACCTCACCAGGAATGGGACAGGGAGCCCCTGCTCTAAGAGAACACCTCACCAGAGTCGGGGAGCTCACCCAGAGACCACACTAGACCTGTAGACCACCGTAGCACCTGAGCTGGGACCAGCTTCCCTGTGTGAGAAGTGCCCTGTGCTATATAAGGCCCCACACTCTCCTCTCATAAACCGGGCAACGTCCCCCAGAGCCCCGTTCACCTGTCTCTCCACCCCAATGCTCCTTCCTAGCAGCATCACAGATTTTTGAGGGGCTGCCTCAAAGAGGAGGGGGGTCAATGTTAGATCTCAACCTTGAGCCTTGTAAACAGCAAGGCTCCAAGGATCTCTGCACCTGAGGGGTGGGAAGCAGAGAACAACCCCACCCAACAATTACCAGCATATCTGATCCTCCCAACCACACAAAAAAGAGATTGGTTCCTTATTCTTGTTTGCACAGAGAGGCTAAGCCACTGGCTCTGAGCCACAGAGCCATGGATCCAAATCTTAACTGTAAATcgttactgggggggggggcgcccaAGTGGTTatgtttgtttgctcatttaaCAATTTAGCATGGTTTGAATTTACAGTGTCTTTCCTTCCGGACCCGCCAGGCTCCTACAGAACACTATAGTTCTGATGTTTTCCATCTTATCCAAGGATCAGCTCAGGGATGAGTAGTGACATGACCCTGGTGGtgagatagggaaactgaggcaccaggaaACTGAAGCGAGTGCCTGGGCAGTCCTGTAATTTTTGCTTCTGGGGCCTCTCTGTGCGCCAACAGTGGGCGCTCAGCAGAGCAAAGTTTCTCATTAACACACACGCACtcccacatacatgtgtgcacaagaGTGTGTACGCATGCACAGgcacagagatgcacacaggcacaggtataagacagtctctctctctctctctctctctctctctctctctctctctctctctctctctctctctctctctctctctctctctctctctctctctctctctctcatatagcATACATCTTTTTCCTCAGGGCCCATCCTTCAGCAGACGCAGAGTCTTCCTGAGAGTTCCCAGTAAGCCTGGGCTTCAAGCCTTACTCTCTGCTGTCTACTCTAGGTGAGCCCTAGTCCTCCTCATCTCAGGAAGAACCCCCTACTCTCCCAAGTCCCTGTCTGGAGCAAGCACCCTAAGTCTCTCCAAGCTCTCCAGGTGTGTTCTACTGACTTCCTgtcccaattttcttttcttcctcaaaatCATGGAGATTCTCCTGCTTTGGCCTTCTGGGGTTGCAGGTGCCAGCCATCACTACCTGTTTTCAAcctcatttcttctttgattctCTTGAAACTTCCATCCTCCCCTAACTACCAGTTCATGCTTTTAACCTGAATGCACAAAGCAAGTCTGACCACAAGGCCAAATGTAAATCCTTTTAACCGgcttggacaaaaaaaaaaaaaaaaaaaaaaaaaaagtggggggtgggggtggaggaggggaatgCACACTGTAGCTGTGTCCCCAACTTTCTCAGCTAAGCCTGGGCTGACAGGaaagctctctcctctctcgagGACCTACTAGGAGTTTCTCTCCCCAAAGGCAGTTTCCACCATTTTTAAGGCCCTCTAAGGGGTGCTGATGCTGCCACTGGCCGTAGGCTCCTCAGGAGCGAGACCAGCGCCAGCCTCTTGCTGGCTGCAAATTGCTGGTTTTTAAGAAACAAATCTGAGCCTGTTTCCCTGCCTGAGTATTTTAGCTCAGGGCTGAAACCTCTCTGGCTGAACCCTCTCCCCTCAGGGTGTTCCTGCAGACcgtgtgtgcatgggtatgcTCTCTCTTACTGTATCAATCTTAACCcagaacaacataaaaataaaaagatctggCTCTTGACATTTAGTGTGTGTTTTGgaagcttcttcttcctcctctcccctcgtCCTTCACCTCAGTCCTACTTTCTCTAGGAACCTCCTAATCCCTCTGCATCCTCACCTCTGCTCAGATCCCTCTTCAAACCCACCCCACTCCCTACCTTGGTGgcctcagtgtctgtctgtctgtctgtctgtctgtctgtctgtctctctctctctctctctctctctcactcacacacacacacacacacacacacacacacacacacacacacacacacacttctatcaTTCTAACTacagccaaaataaaaatatttggaaatagtTGTGGTGCCTCTGTAGAAAGAAAGAGCTGCCTGCCTAGGAACCAGGCTTCAGAACCTAGGCTTCAGGAGACTGTGCCGCTGGAAGCTGGAACTGGCTCCTTCCTGGAGTAACAGGATCTGGTCATCTGGGAAAGCTCCACCGTCTCTCAGGGAAGAACTGTACATCCCAGGGCTGCACTGCCATCAAATATTTCACTGAAGGACGTCATGGAAAATGACAATTTGGGATAGAAGGGCCAGGGGAAGAAGTAAGCtgactttattcatttatttacttgtttaggCCGAGCCTCCTGTAGCCCAGTctaccctcaaactcactgtgtagctcagagtGCCCtcgaagaactttttttttttttttttttgagacaatatttttctgtgttaccttggctgtcctggattccctttgtagaccaggctggcctctaactcaatgatctgcctgcctctgcttcccaagtgctgaaattaaagatgtgagccaccacacccaggctgaccttgaactttctgtctcaacctcccaagtgaTAGGATGACAGGCTGTACCATGCCTGGATTTATCTGGTTCTGGGTATTGATCCCAGTGCACGTTAAGCAACcgatttgttgctgttgtttcagtttggttggctggtttggtttttgttgttttcccaaTTATGTTACATTcgcagtctttaaaaaaaaaaaaaaactaaattattaACCTATTCTCAAGGTAGAGAGCATTGGGTTCTAGAAGCTGGCGATGGCCCTAGGCTGATGGGCCCTCTGCTCTCCTCACCCCCTTCTGCCAGAAAGCAAGTCCCTAGATGCTTGGCTAGGGACAACTCCCAGCAGAACCCTCTCCTTACTTTGATGCACACCCTAATAGGAGTGGCTGCCTCCTGTTTCAAAGGCAccagatagcaccagatagcacACACCTGACAGAAACCACACTGTCGGCGGCACTCTGGCACTCCATACATCCCAGAGTCgtttctctgtggcctgcagAGCCACAGGCTTCGGCCTCCTGGGCATCTATTTAGAACATTTGGCTTGTAACACTGGGTCCTGTCCACATCTCTCCACTGGGCTTAAAGCAGTTACACCTTGCAGGCTCATCTCACTCTCAAAGCACTCTGCATTATTAACAGGGTGTGTTTTCCATGTTGTTCTTTCTTTGGTGGGGCGGGGGTCTCAGATATCCCAGGCTGCTCCTGAACTTGCTAAattcaaggatgaccttgaacttgtgatcttcctgcctccacaacCAGAGAGCTGGACTTACTGTCCACTGCTgctctgctttgtgtgtgtgtgtgtgtgtgtgtgtgtgtgtgtgtgtgtgtgtgtgtgtgtgtgtgtgtaactgagaGAGTTCCTGTATGCTCTTTGGTCGGTTATTCTATCAGCTCGGCGGGTGAATAGATGAAAAGGGAGCCCTGCCCAGTTAGAATCTTCAAATATTCATTGCACGTGGTGAAGCCACTACACCAGACTCAGGTTCTCCAGGGCTGAACACATAGCATTTGTTTGTTCATCTTTCGTCCCTCTACATCCACCTCTTGCTCTCCAGTTTCCAGGGCAGTCCTTGATGCCTGCGCGCACTTTGCCTACTCCGCAGCCTCATTAGTCAGGCGGCACTCAGGATCCCGGAGCCCAAAGGCTGAGTTGTCCACCTCACCTTCCCACTCCTCTCCATCCCTGCACTTCGGCCCTCGTCCCCGCAATACCTCCCGATATTCGGGATGCGCAGTCCCGCGTGGGGTCCGAGGCAAGTTAATGCGCAGCAGGGCGGCCGGCCTCGCTGTGGGTGGTCGGCGGCGCCCGCTGCCCGACGGCCGAAGCAGGATCTGGTTCCGCGCTCGGGTTTCGCCGGGCGCGCTCTCGGCCGGCGGCTTCACTTAAGCAATTAGCCAGCGCAGATACCTGGGGCCCGGAGAGTGGGGGCGTCCTCTCCGAAATGTGGAGATTCCTGGGGCCAGTTCTGAGCGCAGGGATTTGATCTGAGACGGCTAGGGAGTCGTGTGGATTTTTCAGCGGAAAGCTAGTACCTTCCTACCGACCCCAGACACTGCCTCCCTGGGGCTGCGCTCCTGGGCCATTTGTTTGACATCTGTCCCTGTAGACCGGGTCTCATTGCGGTCACAACCCTAAGAAGTAGGTGCTGCAGTTGGAGCCGCGTTTAAAGGAAGAAATTtggtacaatgaaaaaaataaaaataaataaataaacaaataaataaaaaccgaCCTAGGCAATGAGTGAGCATCCaaatttgtgagttcaagtcctacCCTGGGAATACTGGGGGAGGGAGGCATCGTAACCCTGCTCCTACAGTCAGACTGAAACCTGTTCCCAAAATGACCCAGAGCTTGGCATGGTCTCCCTAGTCCATCTAAAAGGGACCCGCGACCCGAATGACACTTTACTTTATAAAAGTGTTAGTTGGCGATGGTGAGACGTACTGGTCCAGCAAGGGGAGCCACTTACAGACCCTACCTCTGAACCTCCGTTTCTTCTCTTCAAACGTGGGGTATTTGGGGAAATGGCATAGTACCTGAGAGCTACCTTTTCTCGGGGACTCATAGGCAAGTCCCCTCATTGCTATAACTGTAGTTGAACAGCGTAGGGGCCCTCCAAGCTATAGGACCAAGCTCTCAGGCGTCCTACCCACTTGGGTGCCCACTTTCACCTCCCTCCTCAGTGGAAAGTAGGAATTGGGGTGACCCTCCTACTGCTGGGCGCACTGTCTTCCCTGTCACGGTGACTGGTCCCACCCTAACAGGCGGCTTCAAGGTGTAGGCCTGAGGACTGAGGAGCAAGTGGAACCCCGacttcagtttcctcctctggaaAGGAAACAACCTCACCACAAAACCCGGGGAGCCTCCAAGAGAGGGGTTTGTAAAGGACAGTGGTTTCGGGGAGATaaggaacgggggggggggggaacagatcTGGAGGTAGCCTATGGGCCCCTCGATTTGGAGGCACCCTTGACCACTATCTCGTCCCTGGATTGGGGGAATGCAAAACGAAGCCTGCGTTGGCTCTGAATTTGGATGCCATCCTCAGCTCACCTCTGCTAAAGGCCAGATATGCAAGCACCCTTCTGGAAATTTCTTTGCCTGCGGTACAGCCCAGAGTCCTTGGGCCTAGAATTGCCAgtggagagaaagatggaaagaaaaacaaaagaatggggaggaatgaaaaggaaaaaaagaaagaaaaaaatgagagtatGGATATCCCTGGCTTGGAGTGGAGGGGTGGGCCCTGGCCTACAGGGCCCATTCCTGTGATTGTGTGGTTATGCGTGGGCGAAGGCACAGACCAGCAGCGGGCAGGCTACATGCGGTGTGTCCTCCCCAGGGTGGGGCCCCTGAACTGTACAAAAGTCCCCTGAGAAGGCACAGGCCAGTCTGTGGATGGTGCTGAGGGATGCTGGCTAGGCCTACTGTATGACGCAGAAGCCGGCCTGACAGGGCGTCTATGGGAAGGAACACATAACCGCACATATGCGCTCAAGTCCTCCTCCGTCCATTTTCCTTAGTTGGGCCACAGAATTCTCAAGACCGTCCTGGAGAAAGTCCCGGGGTGGCGACTCTCGCTTACTGCGAACCCCGCCATGCCAAAAGAGGCAGCGACAGCGCAGCAACCTAAGTCAGCAACGCCGCCCCCCACCAGCCCCTCACACAGATGTGCCAGGCGCCTGGTAGGCGACAAGGCGCCTTCGGCCAAAGCTAAaagcgtgggggtggggagaagatggGGTACCAGAAATCCAAAGAAACTTGAGGCCCGCAGGCTTTGAAGGAGACCGGCACAGTCTCTCCCTGCAGCTCGCGCTAAGGCGCAGCCGCTCGGCTCCTCGGCGACTCGCGCCAACTAGCGAAAACGTCCCGGTCACCCTTCCTGTCAGCAGGGACCCGCGCGCGCTTTTGGGCTGCGGGAGGCTCGCACTCACCTGGTTTCAGGCGCGCAGAGTCCAGCCGGGTTGGTGAGCGGTCCTGCACCCCGCACCATCTTTCCACCGCCCCGACCCCGCAGCCACGGCTGCTCTCTGTCGCGCTCCCCGCCTGCGCCACCCGCTTTCCGGAACCCGGCCTGGCGCGGAGTGTCGGAGGCCTCGCGGCGGCGGCAGGCCGAGCCCATAGGGGCATCAGGCCAACTCCCCCCCGCGCCCGCAGGCTTCTCTACTCTTATTATTAAAGGATCCCCCGGAACGTGTTTACGTTGAGCCTTGTAAACTTCCTGCCCGGGACTTTGCCATCTCTCAGGAAATCAGAACCTGCGCTTGTAAAAGGGGACTCGGGGCCGAGGGGCCAACTAAGCGGATTTCAGAGTtaagcatggggggagggggctccgAGGAGACTTTTCCGTGTGAGTTCAGATCTGatagtgaggtgtgtgtgtgtgtgtgtgtgtgtgtgtgtgtgtgtgtgtgtgtgatcgcAATGGCTGCTCTTGTGGGACCCTGGGGTACGTGAGTGGGGCGCGCACTGAATGCAAGTTTACACGTCTGAGTTGGTGATTTGCTTGGGGCATCACTGCGTGAGCGCTCCGGGAGCGCGTTAATGCACGCGTGTGCGCGCCTTTATGAATGAGTGATCAAGCCCGCCTGCTTGGGAACCTGTCCGTTTCGTGGCgcagcaggaactgaagccactCTCGGGGTCCCGCTTGCAGCGCTGGAGACAAAGCGCCCGCTAAGCGGCCTGCGGTTTCGTTTTCCGCCCTCGCTGGGCCGGCGGGAGCAGTAGCTGCAGCAAGGCTGGGAGAGTTAGAGGACCGCGGGGCGCCGGCGCAGCGCTTCCCAAGGCGGAGAGTGAGGGGAGGCGGTCCCTCTGGGGAACTTACGCCGTCTTGCTTAAGGGGCCGGGAACCCAGTTGCTCCCCTTAGCCGCGCTGGTCACGACCCAAGGCCTCCGCCACTGCCGTAGCCCAGTGCTCCAGGAAGACCGGGGTCCCCCGCGCGTGTCCAGCCGGGTCATCCGGGCCTGGGAGGCGGGGACCGGCGCACCGGGTCCAGGTCGGCAAAGGCGGGGTGGGCTGCGCAGCctagggggcaggggaggaaaaggaggcgTGGGGAGGGACGTGGGGGGCTCGCGCACGCTGCTAGCTACGGGGGAATTGGACACTGACGGCTGCGGGGCGCGAAGGCAGCAGGGGGGGCGGGGCGGTGCCTGGCCCTCTAACGCGCGTGGCCTCccgcagggaggaggaggaggaggagaatcgaGCGCCTGAGGAGGGCGGGCGCGCGGGGGAGGCGCGCTCGGGAGCCGCAGTGACGGCAGAGGTGCAGCCGCCCCgcgcagccccctcccctccctcccctcctgctcctcctcctcctcccggcTCGGCGGCGCAgagcagcggcggcagcggcggcggcagcagccaCCCGATGTCCGCGCCCGACAAGCAGCAGCCGCCGCACGGCGggggcacaggaggaggaggcggcgcgGGTGGTCAGGCCATGGACCCCGCGGCAGCGGGCCCCACGAAGGCTAAGAAAACCAACGCCGGCGTGCGGCGGCCGGAGAAGCCGCCCTACTCGTACATCGCGCTCATCGTCATGGCCATCCAGAGCTCTCCCAGCAAGCGCTTGACGCTCAGCGAGATCTACCAGTTCCTGCAGGCACGCTTCCCCTTCTTTCGCGGCGCCTACCAGGGCTGGAAGAACTCTGTGCGCCACAACCTGTCGCTTAACGAGTGCTTCATCAAACTGCCTAAGGGCCTTGGACGGCCCGGCAAGGGCCACTACTGGACCATCGACCCAGCCAGCGAGTTTATGTTCGAGGAGGGTTCGTTTCGCCGGCGGCCGCGCGGCTTCCGAAGGAAATGCCAAGCGCTCAAGCCTGTGTACAGTATGGTGAACGGGCTGGGCTTCAACCACATCCCCGACACCTACGGCTTCCAGGGCTCCGGAGGCCTCTCCTGTGCGCCCAACAGCCTGGCGCTGGAGGGCGGCTTGGGGATGATGAATGGCCACTTAGCGGGCAACGTGGACGGCATGGCTTTGCCCAGCCACTCGGTGCCACACCTGCCCTCCAATGGCGGCCACTCGTACATGGGCGGCTGCGGTGGTTCTGCGGCCGGGGAGTATCCCCACCACGACAGCTCGGTGCCTGCTTCCCCGCTGTTGCCAGCCGGCGCCGGCGGGGTCATGGAGCCTCACGCTGTTTACTCCAGCTCCGCAGCAGCCTGGCCGCCCGCGGCCTCCGCAGCTCTCAACAGCGGAGCCTCCTACATCAAGCAACAGCCACTGTCCCCTTGCAACCCAGCAGCCAACCCCCTGTCTGGCAGCATCTCCACACACTCCCTGGACCAGCCTTACCTGCACCAAAACAGTCACAACGGGCCCGCAGAACTGCAAGGTGAGTACAGGGGTCCCCAACTCCAGACCCTTGACAGCCACTGTGAGCCAATCTAGCTCCTAGAATATTGGCCCCAACTCTGAGGGGAGGCAACAGCCCACCTTTTTAAATATCACTGTTCGCTCTTCAAAGAGTACACTGGTTTAGGCTGATTGAGTTTCGGTTCTGGCTTCTCTTTGCTGCCTGCCCCAAGCCTGACTAGGTAGGCCCCGTTGTCACCAAAAAGACTTAGGCCCCAGCACTCTTAAATCCGTTGGGCCTCAGTGTCTAGCCAGGAGCCTATCCCTGGCCAGCAGACCACCTTTCTGATACTTCTCCTGCTACGAGTCTGTGTCAGGAAAGAACAGAAGAGTTAGGCCGAAAGTAACAGTTAGGCCCAAAGCCGCTGGGCCCAATCCTGAGAGGCTCAGCCCCAGGCCCTTCAGGAAACCTGCTGGCCCTGTGTGATGGCCAGGCCTGGAATTGGGAGTCTGGGTTACAAGCCTCAAGTGCTCTTTGTCTTTCAGGGTCCAGATTTCAAGGTCCCTCCGAGCCCACCCCTAGGCTCActcccaactgaaaaaaaaaaaaaaaaaagataggagaaAGACAACACAGCTAGCCCTTTGTAGGTAGCCTTCTCCTTTTGGGCCAAGTTCTGGAAGGAGAATTGGGTAGAGGGGTGGCCATAAATAACCTGTCAGAGCCCCTGAGACACAGAATGGAAGCTGGAGGTGGTGGGCTGCTGGGCTGCCTGCTGGAGGGGGGCTAACGCCCCTGCTAGTGCCACCCACCCTGGGGACTGCCTGTCCTTCATGGGACCCTTCGGGATTTGAGCTGACAGAATCTTGCTCTGGTCTCTGAAGCTTGTCGACCCCACATTGGGCCTCTCACCCCATGAAGGTGACAGTGGCAACTGCAGAAATTTCAGCCTCCCAGGATCTGGGGCATCAGAAAGCCATAACTACCTTCCCTGCCTTCCCCTTCGGCAGCCTGGAGAGGCCCAGGAAGTCCTACCTAGCCAGCTTGAGATGCACTGGCCATCTCCCTTCCCCAGTCtt from Acomys russatus chromosome 26, mAcoRus1.1, whole genome shotgun sequence includes the following:
- the Foxf1 gene encoding forkhead box protein F1, with the translated sequence MSAPDKQQPPHGGGTGGGGGAGGQAMDPAAAGPTKAKKTNAGVRRPEKPPYSYIALIVMAIQSSPSKRLTLSEIYQFLQARFPFFRGAYQGWKNSVRHNLSLNECFIKLPKGLGRPGKGHYWTIDPASEFMFEEGSFRRRPRGFRRKCQALKPVYSMVNGLGFNHIPDTYGFQGSGGLSCAPNSLALEGGLGMMNGHLAGNVDGMALPSHSVPHLPSNGGHSYMGGCGGSAAGEYPHHDSSVPASPLLPAGAGGVMEPHAVYSSSAAAWPPAASAALNSGASYIKQQPLSPCNPAANPLSGSISTHSLDQPYLHQNSHNGPAELQGIPRYHSQSPSMCDRKEFVFSFNAMASSSMHSTGGGSYYHQQVTYQDIKPCVM